The Euphorbia lathyris chromosome 2, ddEupLath1.1, whole genome shotgun sequence genome includes a window with the following:
- the LOC136220079 gene encoding probable protein phosphatase 2C 42 — translation MLQALMNLLSLCFRPFRRRRDSQFESFGREGKDGLLWFRDFGKYGSGEFSMAVMQANQVLEDQSQIESGSFGTFVGVYDGHGGPEASRYVCDHLFKHFKAISAEARGVVSSETIQRAFRATEEGFTSVVSNSWTTYPQIATAGTCCLVGVIFQQTLFVANLGDSRVVLGKKVGNTGGIAAIQLSTEHNANLEAIRQELKESHPNDPEIVVLKHGVWRVKGIIQVSRSIGDVYMKHAQFNREPINAKFRLPHPIDMPLLSANPTILSHPLQPSDSFLIFASDGLWEHLSNEKAVDIVQSHPRAGSAKRLVKAALQEAAKKREMRYSDLRKIDKKVRRHFHDDITVIVLFLNHDLISRGSVQDPPVSIRSSLEH, via the exons ATGCTTCAGGCATTGATGAATCTGCTTTCCTTATGCTTTCGCCCATTTAGGCGGCGGCGCGATAGCCAATTCGAGTCTTTCGGTAGAGAAGGTAAAGACGGGTTGCTTTGGTTTAGGGATTTTGGGAAATATGGGTCTGGTGAATTTTCAATGGCGGTTATGCAAGCTAATCAAGTGCTTGAAGATCAGAGCCAGATCGAGTCTGGATCTTTTGGGACTTTTGTTGGTGTTTATGATGGACACGGTGGCCCTGAAGCTTCTCGCTATGTCTGTGATCACTTGTTTAAGCACTTCAAAG CAATATCAGCTGAGGCTCGGGGAGTTGTGTCATCAGAGACTATTCAAAGAGCTTTTCGCGCAACAGAAGAAGGGTTTACTTCAGTCGTGTCCAATTCATGGACTACTTATCCCCAAATTGCAACTGCTGGCACTTGCTGTTTAGTTGGAGTCATATTCCAGCAAACCCTATTTGTGGCAAATTTGGGAGATTCTCGTGTCGTTTTGGGAAAGAAAGTTGGCAATACTGGAGGCATTGCTGCTATTCAATTATCAACTGAACATAATGCAAATCTTGAGGCTATCAGGCAGGAACTTAAGGAATCACATCCAAATGATCCTGAGATTGTTGTTCTCAAGCACGGAGTTTGGAGAGTAAAAGGGATTATTCAG GTTTCGAGATCTATAGGCGATGTATATATGAAACATGCACAGTTTAACAGGGAACCGATAAATGCAAAATTCAGACTTCCTCACCCAATAGACATGCCTCTCCTGAGCGCAAATCCAACTATCCTTTCCCATCCCCTCCAACCAAGTGATTCCTTCCTTATATTTGCATCTGATGGTCTTTGGGAACACCTGAGTAATGAAAAGGCTGTGGATATTGTCCAAAGTCATCCACGTGCA GGAAGCGCGAAAAGGCTTGTGAAGGCGGCCCTCCAAGAAGCAGCAAAAAAGCGAGAGATGCGATATTCAGATCTACGAAAAATCGATAAGAAGGTTCGACGCCATTTCCACGATGATATAACTGTTATTGTTTTATTCTTAAATCATGATCTTATATCCAGAGGCAGTGTCCAAGATCCTCCAGTCTCCATTAGAAGTAGTCTGGAACACTGA
- the LOC136220080 gene encoding uncharacterized protein: MSGVSSRSFSFLSSVLIVALSLLLTQSESAPQAFRRDPGHPQWHHGAFHDVRESVRSDVRRMLHTRAEVPFQVPLEVNVVLIGFSGDGGYRYTLDTHKLEEFLRTSFISHRPSCQETGEPLDIEHHVVFNAFPAGQPELIALEKSLKEAMVASGTARETDFGREVPLFEVEATVVEPVFKRLYSYIFDLETVGYNVKENDRPAPSAIFIVNFDKVRMDPKNKEIDIDSLIYGEIKKLTDEEMGNQEADYIYRYRYNGGGASQVWLSSDRFVVIDLSAGPCTYGKIETEEGSVSSRTLPRIRNMLFPRGTGALSDHASPDVFVGQVANLIATTVEHVIAPDVRFETVDLATRLLIPIIVLQNHNRYNIMDKGHNYSINVEEIESEVKKMVHNGQDVVIVGGSHALHRHEKLAIAVLKAMRGHSLQETRKDGRFHVHTKTYLDGAILKEEMERSADVLAAGLVEMADPSLSSKYFLRQNWMDESDGQSDSILKHKPLWASYDSRHGKEKKNKKKEEPKKHGDLYRTYGTRVIPVFVLSLADVDPYLMMDDESFVWTSNDVVIVLEHQHEKIPLSYVSETERRYGFPSLAQRHILAGLVSTVGGLSAPYEKASHVHERPVVNWLWAAGCHPFGPFSNTSEVSKLLQDVALRNTIYARVDSALHKIRETSEAVQVFAAEYLKTPLGEPVKGKKNKTKTELWIEKFYKKTTNLPEPFPHELVDRLEKYLDGLEEQLVDLSSLLYDHRLEEAHLNSSEILQSSMFTQQYVDHILANEREKMRCCDIEYKYPVHSSQTYIYGGIFLAGFFVYFVVIFFANPVR; encoded by the exons ATGTCCGGCGTATCAAGTCGGAGCTTCTCATTTCTATCCTCCGTTTTGATCGTCGCATTGAGTCTGCTCCTGACTCAGTCCGAGTCAGCTCCTCAGGCCTTCAGGAGAGATCCTGGCCACCCTCAGTGGCACCATGGCGCTTTTCACGATGTTCGAGAAAGCGTCCGATCAGATGTCCGCCGGATGCTCCACACTCGCGCCGAG GTTCCGTTTCAGGTTCCGTTGGAGGTAAATGTTGTGCTTATTGGATTCAGCGGGGATGGAGGTTATAGATACACCTTAGATACACATAAATTGGAAGAGTTTCTTCGAACCAGCTTTATATCTCACAGACCTTCATGCCAAGAGACTGGCGAGCCCCTGGATATTGAGCATCATGTTGTCTTCAATGCATTTCCT GCTGGGCAACCGGAATTGATTGCACTCGAGAAGTCACTGAAAGAGGCTATGGTTGCTTCTGGGACTGCGAGAGAG ACTGATTTTGGAAGGGAGGTGCCTCTGTTTGAGGTGGAGGCGACAGTTGTGGAGCCTGTGTTTAAAAGGTTGTATTCTTACATATTTGATCTGGAGACTGTCGGGTACAATGTCAAGGAGAATGATAGACCTGCTCCTAGTGCAATCTTTATCGTCAATTTTGATAAG GTAAGGATGGATCCTAAAAATAAGGAAATTGATATTGACAGTTTGATATATGGTGAAATCAAGAAGTTAACAGATGAAGAGATGGGTAATCAAGAGGCAGATTACATTTATCGATATCGATATAATGGAGGAGGAGCATCTCAAGTTTGGCTGAGCTCAGACAG GTTTGTTGTGATTGACCTGTCAGCTGGTCCCTGCACTTATGGAAAGATTGAAACTGAAGAGGGTAGTGTCAGCTCTAGAACATTGCCACGGATACGTAACATGTTGTTTCCAAGAGGTACAGGAGCACTTAGTGATCATGCTTCTCCTGATGTTTTTGTTGGGCAAGTTGCTAATTTGATAGCAACAACAGTTGAGCATGTCATAGCTCCAGATGTTAG GTTTGAGACTGTTGATCTGGCAACTAGATTACTAATACCAATCATTGTGCTCCAGAACCATAATAGATATAATATTATGGACAAGGGTCATAACTACAGCATAAACGTGGAAGAAATTGAATCAGAG GTGAAGAAGATGGTTCATAATGGGCAAGACGTTGTAATTGTAGGTGGTTCACATGCATTACATCGCCACGAGAAGTTGGCTATTGCAGTTTTAAAAGCAATGCGTGGGCACTCCCTGCAAGAAACTAGAAAAGATGGACGTTTCCATGTTCATACCAAGACATATCTAGATGGTGCTATACTTAAAGAA GAAATGGAACGGTCTGCTGATGTGCTTGCTGCAGGTTTAGTTGAGATGGCTGATCCATCTCTTTCAAGTAAATATTTTCTTCGCCAG AACTGGATGGATGAATCTGATGGTCAAAGTGACTCCATCCTTAAACATAAACCTCTTTGGGCTAGTTACGATTCTAGACATGGCAAGgagaaaaagaataagaagaaggAAGAACCTAAGAAACACGGGGATCTGTACCGCACTTATGGAACAAGAGTTATACCAGT CTTTGTCCTATCATTGGCTGATGTGGACCCATACCTTATGATGGACGACGAAAGTTTTGTTTGGACAAGTAATGATGTTGTCATTGTACTTGAGCATCAACATGAAAAGATACCTCTAAG CTATGTTTCAGAAACAGAGAGAAGGTATGGCTTTCCATCTCTTGCACAGCGGCATATATTGGCAGGACTTGTTTCTACTGTTGGTGGGTTGAGTGCGCCATACGAGAAGGCATCTCATGTACATGAAAGGCCAGTCGTAAATTGGCTCTGGGCTGCTGGATGTCATCCATTTGGACCATTCTCTAATACTTCCGAAGTCAGTAAATTGCTACAGGATGTTGCATTG AGGAACACAATATACGCACGCGTAGATTCCGCACTTCATAAGATTCGTGAGACATCAGAA GCTGTCCAAGTTTTTGCTGCAGAATATCTGAAAACCCCTCTGGGTGAACCCGTGAAAGGCAAAAAGAACAAGACAAAAACAGAACTGTGGATAGAGAAGTTCTACAAGAAAACAACCAATTTGCCTGAGCCGTTTCCTCATGAATTAGTTGACAGATTGGAGAAATATCTTGAT GGCCTTGAGGAACAGCTTGTTGATCTGTCTTCTTTGTTATATGATCACCGCCTAGAAGAAGCACATTTGAATAGTTCTGAAATTCTTCAGAGCTCCATGTTCACTCAGCA GTACGTAGATCATATATTGGCAAATGAAAGAGAGAAAATGAGATGCTGTGACATTGAGTACAAATATCCAGTACACTCTTCACAAACTTATATCTATGGAGGAATATTTCTCGCCGGTTTTTTTGTATACTTTGTTGTTATTTTCTTTGCCAATCCTGTCCGttga